The Rhizobium rhododendri nucleotide sequence AATCGACCGACAAGGTACGCATGGTGGGCTGAGAGGTCGATGTCAAAAAAAGAACACCGCCGGCTGAGCCCGACAGTGTTCCAATGCTTCTGGCTCGTGCTTCTGGCTCGCCTTGGAGCAAGCCGGGCGCTTGTGCTCAGTACTGGTCGTCGTTGGATCGGTCAGACGAGCCGCTCATCTTTTCGATGATCTGCATCAGCGTATCCGAGCAGACCTTGGTCGGTTCGTCGTCCGCGCATTTGACATCGATCTTCGTCCGACCGTCCTCGATCCGGAAATGTGCGGCCTTCGACGGTGGCGGTGGCGGACGGTGGTGCCCGCTCATACCCATCTCGCGGCCCATCTCGCGAGGGCCGGGCGGCGGCGGTGGCGGCGCATCGCGACCTGGCATTGGCGGTGGTGGAGCATCGTTCGCGTCACTCATGACTTCCGGCACTGCGGAATGCGGCGGTGGCGCCATTTTTTCCTGTGCTGCCGGAGGGACAGGCGGCGCCGGCTGCGGCGAAGCCGTCTGGGCAAAGGCCGATGTCGTCAATGCGGCGATGGCTAATCCGGTCACTATAATGGACTTCATTGGGTTTTCCTCGTGCGTTGATAGCACCAGTTAACCCGGCGGACGCCGTTTCGTTCGAGCGGGATCGAGATTTAGTCGGGAGGCGGACGGTTTGTCGCTGCGGACTGCGTCTGGCGACGCTGTAGGATCGCTATTCAGATTATTGATGAAAGCATTTTGGTGGCGCGATGGATTTCCTCGGTCGTGGAAAATAACATTGCGGCTCCTACCGCGCTGGCCTCGTACTGAACGGTGTCCATATGCCTCTTCTCGATGCGAATGCAATCAATCCCATCACTCTGCCTGACGGAACTTTGTATCGCGATACTGTCTATCTTAAAAACGTTGTCAGCCATCCGCGCATGGAGATCGGCGAGTACAGCTATTTTACGCACTCCGGCAAGCCTGAAGACACTGCCGAAATACTTGCTCCCTACCTCGGGCATAGCGTCCGCGAGAAGCTGATCATCGGCAAGTTTGTCCAGATCGCGAGAGGTGCCTATTTTATCACCAGTTCAGCCAACCATCCGATGGCGGGCCTCACAACCTATCCATTCCGTATCTTTAGCCCCGAGACCTTCGGATACAAAGATCTGCCGGTGAAGGATACCGTTGTCGGGCATGACGTATGGATCGGCCATAATGCTGCTATCATGCCGGGTGTGCACATCGGCGCTGGAGCGATCATCGCTGCTGCGTCCGTGGTCGTTCGAGACGTTCCACCTTACGCCGTTGTAGGAGGAAACCCTGCCGCGGTCATTCGGATGCGATACCCCGAAGAAGTCATCAGCGCGCTTCTGGATATTGCGTGGTGGGATTGGCCGGTCGAAAAAATCGAAGCGAACTTGGTCGCGCTCGAAAATGGCGACCTCGATGCTCTAAAAACTGCTTGAGAATGAGATAAGCGCAGTTTGCGGGGACCGCATCCTGTTATCTTCCTCGTGCCCGAAGCTGCTGCGACCATCTTTTATACCGCATCGCAACATTCTGCCGTATTTGTCGCCTTTCAATTCTTCGGGGATCGATTACGATTGGCCTTTGAGGGGCGTGCGCAATGGTCAAGTGGGTTTACACATTCGGCGACGGCAAGGCGGAAGGCCGGGCCGGCGATCCCGAGCTTCTGGGCGGCAAGGGTGCCAATCTGGCGGAAATGTGCAACCTCGGCCTGCCTGTGCCGCCGGGGCTCACCATCATTGCCGATGCCTGCTGCCTGTACCTCGGCAATGGCCGCAATTTTCCTGACGAGATGAAGCGCGAGGTCATGGCGGGCCTTGCACAGATGGAGGCGATTGCCGGGCGACGGTTTGGCGGCGCCGAGCGTCCGCTCTTGGTGTCGGTGCGCTCCGGTGCCCGCGCCTCCATGCCAGGCATGATGGATACCGTGCTCAATCTCGGCCTCAACGACGAGGCAGTCGAGGCGCTGGCAATCGATTCCAGCGATCCGCGCTTTGCCTGGGACAGCTATCGCCGCTTCATCCAGATGTATGCCGATGTCGTCATGGGCATCGACAATGAGGTTTTCGAGGAAATCCTCGAGGACGAGAAGGGCCGGCTCGGTCACGAATTCGATACCGATCTGACAGCCGGCGAGTGGCAGGCGGTGGTCGTCCGCTACAAGGCCGTCATCGAGGAGGATTTCGGCAAGACCTTTCCGCAGAATCCGCATGACCAGCTCTGGGGTGCGGTCGGCGCCGTCTTTGCCAGCTGGATGAACCCGCGCGCCGCCACCTATCGGCTGCTGCACAATATTCCGGAAGCCTGGGGCACCGCCGTCACCATCCAGGCGATGGTGTTCGGCAATCTCGGCGACGAATCGGCAACCGGCGTCGCCTTCACGCGCAATCCGTCCACCGGCGACAAGGAGCTCTACGGCGAATTCCTGGTCAAGGCGCAAGGCGAGGATGTGGTCGCCGGCATCCGCACGCCGCAGAGCCTCACCGAGGCTGGCCGCATCGCCTCCGGCTCCGACCGCCCGTCGATGGAAAAGCTGATGCCGGCAGCCTTCGCCAGCTTCAGCCGCATCTGCGCCGAGCTCGAGGCTCATTACCGCGACATGCAGGACATCGAATTCACCGTCGAGCGCGGCAAGCTTTGGATGCTGCAGACCCGCGTCGCCAAGCGCACGACGCAGGCGGCGATGAAGGTCGCCGTCGATATGGTCGCGGAGGGCATCATCAGCGAGGACGAGGCCGTTATCCGCATCGATCCCTCGACGCTCGACCAGCTGTTGCATCCGACCATCGATCCGCGCGTCTATCGCGAAGTCATCGGCAACGGCCTGCCGGCATCGCCCGGCGCTGCCACCGGCGCTATCGTCTTTTCCGCCGATGAAGCGGTGGCTGCAAGGGCGGAAGGCCGCAAGGTCATCCTCGTGCGCGTCGAGACCAGCCCGGAAGATATCCACGGCATGCACGCGGCAGAGGGCATCCTCACCACGCGCGGCGGCATGACCAGCCATGCGGCCGTGGTGGCGCGGGGCATGGGAATCCCTTGCGTCGTCGGCGCCGGCAATCTCCGCCTCGATGTCCGCAACGAGCGGCTGATCGCCGCCGGCATGTCGTTCGGACGTGGCGACATCATCACCATCGACGGTTCGGCTGGTCACGTCGTCAAGGGCGCGGTGCCTATGACCCAGCCGGCTCTCTCTGGCGATTTCGCCCGCATCATGGCCTGGGCCGACGGAACACGTCGCATGACGGTGCGCACCAATGCCGACACGCCGGCCGATGCGCGCGCCGCACGGGCGTTCGGCGCCGAAGGCATAGGCCTTTGCCGCACCGAGCACATGTTCTTCGAGGGCGACCGGATCCATGTGATGCGCGAGATGATCCTTGCCGAAAACGAGGCCGGACGACGCACCGCCCTCGACAAGCTGCTGCCGATGCAGCGCTCGGATTTCACCGAGCTGTTCGCGATCATGCACGGTCTGCCCGTTACCATCCGCCTGCTCGATCCGCCGCTGCACGAATTCCTGCCGAAGACCGACGCCGAGATCGCCGAAGTCGCCGCCGCCATGAACATATCGCCGGTCTTCCTGCGCCAGCGGGTCGATGCGCTGCATGAATTCAACCCGATGCTCGGCCATCGCGGCTGCCGGCTGGCGATTTCCCACCCCGAAATCGTCGAGATGCAGGCCCGGGCTATCTTCGAGGCGGCGGTCGCAGCGGCGCGCGCGACCGGGGCTGCGGTGGTGCCGGAAATCATGGTGCCGCTGGTCGGTCTCAAGTCCGAGCTCGACTACGTCAAGGCGTGCATCGATGCGGTTGCCGCCGCAGTGATGGGCGAGGCGGGCATGAGCATCGACTATCTCGTCGGCACGATGATCGAATTGCCGCGCGCAGCCCTCAGGGCCCACGTCATCGCCGAGGCTGCCGAATTCTTCTCCTTCGGCACCAACGATCTTACCCAGACGACCTTCGGCATGTCGCGAGACGATGCCGCCGCCTTCATCCCCACCTATCAGCGCAAGGGGATCATCGAGCGCGACCCGTTCATCTCGCTGGATTTCGATGGGGTTGGCGAGCTGATCCAGATTGCCACGGAGCGCGGCCGGCGCACCCGGGGCGACATCAAGCTCGGCATCTGCGGCGAACATGGCGGCGATCCCGCCTCGATCCATTTTTGCGAATCGATCGATCTCGACTATGTCTCCTGCTCGCCATTTCGCGTGCCCATCGCAAGGCTTGCGGCCGCCCAGGCGACGATCAAGGGACGGAAGTGACGATGCGAGGCGTTTCGTTTACCAGAACCGTGCTCTAAACAGAGGCTCGATACTGTCCTTTCCGGCCGCCGATCCGATGAGCCCCCGATGACCATTCGTTTCGATCGACCTATCTCCGGTGCTGCAAAAGCGGCGCGACTGGTCGCCGCCTTCGCGCTGGTGCTGTGCATCCTGGCGTTGCTCGACCATCGCTTCGGGCCGTTGACCACGCCCTATCTCGCCCTTTTCCTGCTGGTGTCGGCAGCTCTTGCAGCCGTGGCAGTGCTTCTGGCTGTCATCGGCCTGGCGCAGCTCTGGAGAACCGGCGCGGTTGCCGGTGTCTCGTCGATGAAGGCGCTGGTCTATGCCGCCCTGCCGCTGGCGCTGCTTGGCCTTGCGACGCAACGATACGTCACCCGTCCGCAGCTTTTCGACGTGACCACCGACCTTGCCAATCCGCCGGCCTGGCTTGCCCAGCCGCGCGTCGATGCGCTCTGGCTTTCAAGGGACGCAAGGATCACGCCCGCCACCCGCGAGGCGCAGGGCGTAGCCTATCCGGAGCTGACGGGCCGGCGCTACGAGGGGGCGATGGACCGTGTGCTGCTGGCGGTGCGGAAAGTCGCGCGACAACGCGGCATCGCCTTCGTCAGGGCCGAAGGCACGGAGATCCGCGACCCCACCATCGACGACCTGCCGGTCAAGCCGCAGCGTGGCGGGCCGATTGTCATGGCGCCCGATATCGGCCCCATCCCGATGAAGCGGCCGGAGGGCGTGCTGGAAGGAGAGGACCCGATCGCCGCGCTGATACAGCGTGTCACCGACGTGACGCTGCAGGGCGAGACACGGACGAAAATCATCGGCCTGCCGCTCGACGTGGTCATCCGCCTGCACGAGGAGGCTGAGACGACGCTGGTCGATATCCGCATCGCATCGCGCTACGGCGCCCATGATCTGGGCGTCAGCGCCGGCGTGGCCGAGGCCTATCTGAAGGCGCTGGATGCGGAGCTTCTCGGCATCGCCGGTAACTAAGCGCTATGACAGGAACCGCGCCCGCTCCTGCGGCGTTGGCACATAGCAGCTTTCGAGGCGACCGGCGATATCGAGGCGGTGTCGGGCTATGAAGCCATAGAGCCTATCGCGCCATCCGCGTGGAACGATGCGCGCCACGCCGGCCAGCGACCACGGCAGGCCGAGCCCGGCCAGCACGCGCAGCGTCGCATCGGATTTCAGATAGGCACGACCGTTCTCGAGCAGCATGTTCGTCTCGTAATCGCGGGTCTCGAGGCCGTAATGCCTATAGAGCGCATCGCCGAGCGGCGTCTGCGCGGCGATGAACCGGTAGCGATCCCTGCGGTCCTGGTTGAGGACGAAGCGAACCCAGGCCGAACAGAACACACAATGGCCGTCGAAGACGATGATCGGCCGTCCGTCGTCGAAATCGGGAACGGCAGCATCGTCGCGATAGCTGAAGTCTCTTGTGCGCGCCATGGTCATCCTTTTTGTGCGGGCCAATATGTGTGAGCCTCAGGCGGCCGGGCGGTAGGTGCCGAGCAGGGACGGCGGGCCGTCGGTTGCGACCACTCCCTTCTCCACCAGATCTTCCAGATGCGCCAGCACGGAAAGCGCAGCGGCGCCATGCAGGCGAACATCGGTATCGCGGTAGATTGCCCGCACCATGTCGGAAATCAGCCGGTCGCCGGCCTTGATGCGCTCATGGATCGCCCTTTCGCGCATCCGCCGGTGCGTGCGCAGGCCGCGCATGAAAGAGGCCGGTTCTCGCACCGGCCCGCCATGGCCGGGAAAGAAGATCTTGTCGTCGCGCGACAGCAAGCGCTCGAGCGAAGCCATGTAATCGGCCATCGCCCCATCGGGCGGGGCTACCACGCTGGTGGCCCAGGCCATGACGTGATCGGCCGAAAACACGATGCCGGATCCTTCCAGCGCAAAGCAGGCATGGTTGGCACAGTGGCCGGGCGTCAAAAGCGCCGTCAGCGCAAAGCCGTCACCGAAAATCGTCTCGTCGTCGGCCACCGTGATATCGGGCACGAAATCCATGTCGGCACTCTCAGCGAAGGGATTGATTTCGCCCTCATGCAGCGGGCGTGCGGCCCAGTGCGGTCCCTGTCCGACGGTAAGCGCGCCCGTTTCCTGCTGCAGTCGCCGTGCCAGCGGCGAGTGGTCGCGGTGGGTATGGCTGACAAGGATATGGCTGACGGTGCGGCCGGCAAGCACCGCCATCAGCGTTTTGAAATGGGCAGCACTGTCCGGCCCGGGGTCGATGACCGCGACCGATGATCCGGCGCCGACGATATAGCTGTTGGTCCCATGAAAGGTGAAGGCGCTGGGATTTTCGACCGTCAGCCGCTCGACGCCGGGAGCCACAGGCACACCACGGCCATAGCCGGGATCGAAGGAGCGGTCGAAATCGGGGCTTGCCATGTCACTCTGCCAGTTTTCGCCCGGAGCAGGCCGAACGATCCATAGTACGTTTCCCCTCCCGCCCTAGCATAGCGCCCCCCGAACATCAGAAAAATATGCTGCCTTGCAAAACTTAGTGATTGTGACGGCGGCTCCGCTTTGCTAATCAGGCCTCGGTTCGGCGACACGGTCGCCCGACCATGCTGGGGCGTCGCCAAGCGGTAAGGCAACGGCCTTTGATGCCGTCATACCCTGGTTCGAATCCAGGCGCCCCAGCCAGAAAATTGAGACCCATTCTAGCGTAACACTAACGAACAGCAGGGTAGAGACTTGGAAGCCATCGCTCGATGACATCGAGTGGGAAGCCGAGGCGGACTTTGCCCTTGGGGCTATCGGATACCAGCATGCCCCGTTCAAGCAGGCCGGTCAGAACCGTACGCGCTTGTCTCTCCTGGTAGCCGGTGAGCGCCTGCGCCTGGGATCGGGAAAATTCTCCTGCCAGCACCGCTTCGCGCAGCAGCGGCCAACTACCCTTGGGCAGGCGCTGAATCTGCACTTCCTCGGCACACCAGACTTCGATCCGGTTCAGTAACTCTTCGGGCTGAAGCAATCCCTCCATGAAGGTCACCTGATCGACGCAGCACGAGAGGAAGAACGTGGTGAAATCGGTCAGGCCTGCCTGTGTAAGGTTACCTCGACCATCGAGGTCGCCGCGGCGTGGCTGATCCGCCCGCGCCAGCAGGCGTTTGTAGTCATCAACGTTTCGTGCAAGTCCGCGCGACACGGACCAGAGTTCCGAGCCTATTCCGAGGTCCCGCAGCAGCGCATGTGAAAACAAGCGGGTGACGCGACCGTTGCCGTCGAAGAAGGGATGAATCCAGGCGAGGCGATGATGGGATGCTCCGACGCCGATGATCTTCTGAAGCTTGGAAAGCATATTCATGGAATAGGCTTCGACAAAACGATGAAGCAATGGCGCGATCATCGCGGGTTCCGGCGCAATATGGTCGCCAACCCTGACATGCCGCGTCCGAAGCTCACCGGGGACCATTCTGATTTCCTCGCCGGTGTCAGGATTTGCGACGATCAGCAACTCGTCCGGCAGGCGACGGCAGAATTCGCCGTGAAGCCAGCAGATTCCCGCCACGGACAGGACCGGGAACGGCATGTCACCGTGGTCGATGAGCTGCTGGACCTCTATGTGCGCGCGTGCTTCGAGCTGCAGGTTTCTCTTTTCAGTCTCCGCCGCATACTCGCCGGCCATCGCACGATCGATATCGATTGGTAGCGTGTTATGTCCCTCGATGAGGTTCGAATAGTAGCAGTTCATCGAGCGAACCAAATCGCCAACCGATGCGCGCAAAACCGGATGCAGTCGCGCGGCAAAACGACTGGCTGCCGATGTCAGCTCGATTGCCAGGTCTTCCAGTTCCCGGTTGCTGTCAGGAAGCAACGGTTCCATGCTTGCAAGCGAAGCCATTTTGCCGCTTTCTTTTCCGATAAATAGATGATGTTTATCATAGCTATAGAAGGCAATGTCCGCAATCGTTTTGCCGATGTTATTGCCGCATCGGAATTTCCTGCTTTCGCCGCTCCGGGAGATGCGGCCAGTCCACTCCAGACTTCGTCTGTAACCCATCGCCATGCCCTCGGTCGTCACCAAACTCTTGTGTCCGCATCGCTCATCATGGCATGAGGAGATCTTTGTGCAGGAGGCGGGTTTATGATCGGAGCGCTGTTGGCGGCAAGGCGGTGGACGGCCTGGGTGTTGGTTGCTTGCCTTTTCGCAAGTGCGCCGGCCAGTGCCACGCCGGTGCTGGTTGTCGATACGGCAACACGCCAGGTCCTGTACCAGGAGGACGCAGGCGCGCCATGGTATCCGGCCTCGACGACCAAGCTGATGACGGCGCTGGTTGTTTTCGAAGCCCTGCGCGCCGGTCAGGTCAGCCTTACGACACCTGTGGTCATGACGCGCAATGCCACGAAGCAGGCTTTTCTCGAATCCGGCCTGACCCTTGGGCGAACGATGACGCTCGAGGACGCGCTGTTTGCGGCGCTCACGGCATCGGCCAACGATGTCGCCGTCGCCCTTTCCGAAGCGGTGGCGCCTGATGAGGCGTCGTTCGTCCAGCGCATGAACGCGGAGGCCGTGCGCCTCAAAATGACCGGCACCCACTTTTCCAGTCCCAACGGCCTGTTCGACCGGAAAAACTATACTACCGCACGCGATCTTGCGATCTTGGGAATGGAGATCGACCAGATGTTTCCCGAGTACCGGCGCTTCTTCGCAGCGACGGCTGTGACGATCGATGGCAAGGAGATCAAGTCCAACAATGCGTTGCTTACCAGCTTCAATGGCACGATCGGCATGAAGACCGGCTTCCTCTGTGCTTCAGGTCGAAACTATGTCGGGCTGGCCACGCGGAACGGGCGGCGTGTGATGGTGGTCCTTCTCGGCGCCACGACGGAGCGGGAGCGCAACGAACGGGCGGCGCTGTATCTGACGCAGGCCTTCGAGGGCCGGCTGTCTCCGTCAGGACCCGTCGACGATGTCCAAAATCGCACCGATATCGCACCGGAGGACATGCGTATCCGCCTCTGCACGGCCAAAGCAGCAGCCTATGAGACCAGTCGCGATGCGCTTTACCCGATGGGCTTGCCGGGCCAGGAGACCTATCTGCGCGACCAGATCCCCGGCCAGGTCCACGAGATCAGAACGTGGCCCACAGAAATCGTACCCGACGTGCCAGCCCCTTCGCGCCGTCCCTCGTGATCCGGAGGATTGGCCGGTTCTGAGAGGCCGCTTTGCGGTGATGTCAGCAATGCAAGGTGACGGGCTGGAGACCAGCCGTCCTCACTGCGGCCGCTTTACCGCATAGCGCAGATGCAATGCGCCGTGGCCGAGGGGTTCGCAGGAGATCAGCGAGAGCTCGGCTTTCCCCGTCAGGCCTTCCTCGCCGTAGGCGATGATGCGGTCGCTGCCTTCGCGTGCCTCAAGCGCCGGCGCAACGACGAAACTGAGTTCGTCCACCAGTCCGGCAGCCATCAGCGAGCCATTCACGGCAGCACCGCCTTCCAGCAAAATGCGGGTGATGCCGAGTTCGCGGCCGATGAGGTCGAGCATCGCGCCGATGTCCATTTCGGGCGTTTCCGACACGACATAGGAGACGCCGTCGGCGGTGAGTTCGGCCAGATGGCTGTCGGGCACGTCGCGTCCGAGCAGCACGACGACATGGTCTCCATAGAGCGCGTCGCTGGAAAAATGCAGCTTGCCGGAGCGGTCAAGCGCAATCGCGAAACTCGTGGCGGCGGTATTGGCGAAGTGATGCGGCCGCCTGACATCGAAGGGTGCCGCTGGCGGATGGGCGCCGGCCTTGGAAATCTCGGCCATCGTCACGCGCCCGACCATCCAGGCATTGGCATCGTGTGCCTTGTGGACCTTCTCATAAAGCGCCGACCAGTCGGAGCGGCTCCCATCCGGGCTTGTCGTCCAACGGCTCGGATGCAAGCTGCCATCCGGCGATGTGAGCATGAGGCAAATAACGCGAGGTCTCATCTGGCCAATCCTCTTTATCGAAAGTCTGTGGTGGACGCATATAGGCCGCCGCCCGGGATCGAAAAGATCCGCCAGCCTTGCCTGCTTCCGGACGCAATCAAAAATCTGTGGCGAACATAGTTACATAAACTGCCCGCGAAAGGACTCTTTCCGACAAAACCCCTGCCGCAATTCAGGGTCTCTATAGGGCAACTGAAACAGCCACGGAGAGAATCATGACTTCGCAGCAGCAGACCTGGTACAGGGCCGGCAGCGACATCGTCGCGCGGGCAGGATTTTCGCTCGTCATGTGCGGCGCCCTGGCGGCCGTCATCTATGTGACCCACCGTAACGGTTCGGAAGAGCTGGCCGCCGCACCGATGAACAATGCGCCGAGAGTTGCGATAGTGCTTCCCGGCGTCGTGGTAAACCCCGGTGTCTCCGTGGCGCAGGCGGCGATCGATGCCAGTCCGGCAGCAGCGCCCGTCGTCGCGAATATTCCGATCCCCACCTTCCGCGCCGTAGCAGCGGCGGATTCGGCTCCCCGGCATACGCCCGTCCCCGCCAAGCGGGCGGTGAGGGAGGCGGTCGTCGCCAGCGCCGGT carries:
- a CDS encoding Fic family protein codes for the protein MTTEGMAMGYRRSLEWTGRISRSGESRKFRCGNNIGKTIADIAFYSYDKHHLFIGKESGKMASLASMEPLLPDSNRELEDLAIELTSAASRFAARLHPVLRASVGDLVRSMNCYYSNLIEGHNTLPIDIDRAMAGEYAAETEKRNLQLEARAHIEVQQLIDHGDMPFPVLSVAGICWLHGEFCRRLPDELLIVANPDTGEEIRMVPGELRTRHVRVGDHIAPEPAMIAPLLHRFVEAYSMNMLSKLQKIIGVGASHHRLAWIHPFFDGNGRVTRLFSHALLRDLGIGSELWSVSRGLARNVDDYKRLLARADQPRRGDLDGRGNLTQAGLTDFTTFFLSCCVDQVTFMEGLLQPEELLNRIEVWCAEEVQIQRLPKGSWPLLREAVLAGEFSRSQAQALTGYQERQARTVLTGLLERGMLVSDSPKGKVRLGFPLDVIERWLPSLYPAVR
- a CDS encoding thiol-disulfide oxidoreductase DCC family protein, with protein sequence MTMARTRDFSYRDDAAVPDFDDGRPIIVFDGHCVFCSAWVRFVLNQDRRDRYRFIAAQTPLGDALYRHYGLETRDYETNMLLENGRAYLKSDATLRVLAGLGLPWSLAGVARIVPRGWRDRLYGFIARHRLDIAGRLESCYVPTPQERARFLS
- the ppdK gene encoding pyruvate, phosphate dikinase, with translation MVKWVYTFGDGKAEGRAGDPELLGGKGANLAEMCNLGLPVPPGLTIIADACCLYLGNGRNFPDEMKREVMAGLAQMEAIAGRRFGGAERPLLVSVRSGARASMPGMMDTVLNLGLNDEAVEALAIDSSDPRFAWDSYRRFIQMYADVVMGIDNEVFEEILEDEKGRLGHEFDTDLTAGEWQAVVVRYKAVIEEDFGKTFPQNPHDQLWGAVGAVFASWMNPRAATYRLLHNIPEAWGTAVTIQAMVFGNLGDESATGVAFTRNPSTGDKELYGEFLVKAQGEDVVAGIRTPQSLTEAGRIASGSDRPSMEKLMPAAFASFSRICAELEAHYRDMQDIEFTVERGKLWMLQTRVAKRTTQAAMKVAVDMVAEGIISEDEAVIRIDPSTLDQLLHPTIDPRVYREVIGNGLPASPGAATGAIVFSADEAVAARAEGRKVILVRVETSPEDIHGMHAAEGILTTRGGMTSHAAVVARGMGIPCVVGAGNLRLDVRNERLIAAGMSFGRGDIITIDGSAGHVVKGAVPMTQPALSGDFARIMAWADGTRRMTVRTNADTPADARAARAFGAEGIGLCRTEHMFFEGDRIHVMREMILAENEAGRRTALDKLLPMQRSDFTELFAIMHGLPVTIRLLDPPLHEFLPKTDAEIAEVAAAMNISPVFLRQRVDALHEFNPMLGHRGCRLAISHPEIVEMQARAIFEAAVAAARATGAAVVPEIMVPLVGLKSELDYVKACIDAVAAAVMGEAGMSIDYLVGTMIELPRAALRAHVIAEAAEFFSFGTNDLTQTTFGMSRDDAAAFIPTYQRKGIIERDPFISLDFDGVGELIQIATERGRRTRGDIKLGICGEHGGDPASIHFCESIDLDYVSCSPFRVPIARLAAAQATIKGRK
- a CDS encoding DUF1499 domain-containing protein produces the protein MTIRFDRPISGAAKAARLVAAFALVLCILALLDHRFGPLTTPYLALFLLVSAALAAVAVLLAVIGLAQLWRTGAVAGVSSMKALVYAALPLALLGLATQRYVTRPQLFDVTTDLANPPAWLAQPRVDALWLSRDARITPATREAQGVAYPELTGRRYEGAMDRVLLAVRKVARQRGIAFVRAEGTEIRDPTIDDLPVKPQRGGPIVMAPDIGPIPMKRPEGVLEGEDPIAALIQRVTDVTLQGETRTKIIGLPLDVVIRLHEEAETTLVDIRIASRYGAHDLGVSAGVAEAYLKALDAELLGIAGN
- a CDS encoding D-alanyl-D-alanine carboxypeptidase family protein; protein product: MIGALLAARRWTAWVLVACLFASAPASATPVLVVDTATRQVLYQEDAGAPWYPASTTKLMTALVVFEALRAGQVSLTTPVVMTRNATKQAFLESGLTLGRTMTLEDALFAALTASANDVAVALSEAVAPDEASFVQRMNAEAVRLKMTGTHFSSPNGLFDRKNYTTARDLAILGMEIDQMFPEYRRFFAATAVTIDGKEIKSNNALLTSFNGTIGMKTGFLCASGRNYVGLATRNGRRVMVVLLGATTERERNERAALYLTQAFEGRLSPSGPVDDVQNRTDIAPEDMRIRLCTAKAAAYETSRDALYPMGLPGQETYLRDQIPGQVHEIRTWPTEIVPDVPAPSRRPS
- a CDS encoding MBL fold metallo-hydrolase, translated to MASPDFDRSFDPGYGRGVPVAPGVERLTVENPSAFTFHGTNSYIVGAGSSVAVIDPGPDSAAHFKTLMAVLAGRTVSHILVSHTHRDHSPLARRLQQETGALTVGQGPHWAARPLHEGEINPFAESADMDFVPDITVADDETIFGDGFALTALLTPGHCANHACFALEGSGIVFSADHVMAWATSVVAPPDGAMADYMASLERLLSRDDKIFFPGHGGPVREPASFMRGLRTHRRMRERAIHERIKAGDRLISDMVRAIYRDTDVRLHGAAALSVLAHLEDLVEKGVVATDGPPSLLGTYRPAA
- a CDS encoding CatB-related O-acetyltransferase; the encoded protein is MPLLDANAINPITLPDGTLYRDTVYLKNVVSHPRMEIGEYSYFTHSGKPEDTAEILAPYLGHSVREKLIIGKFVQIARGAYFITSSANHPMAGLTTYPFRIFSPETFGYKDLPVKDTVVGHDVWIGHNAAIMPGVHIGAGAIIAAASVVVRDVPPYAVVGGNPAAVIRMRYPEEVISALLDIAWWDWPVEKIEANLVALENGDLDALKTA
- a CDS encoding RibD family protein translates to MRPRVICLMLTSPDGSLHPSRWTTSPDGSRSDWSALYEKVHKAHDANAWMVGRVTMAEISKAGAHPPAAPFDVRRPHHFANTAATSFAIALDRSGKLHFSSDALYGDHVVVLLGRDVPDSHLAELTADGVSYVVSETPEMDIGAMLDLIGRELGITRILLEGGAAVNGSLMAAGLVDELSFVVAPALEAREGSDRIIAYGEEGLTGKAELSLISCEPLGHGALHLRYAVKRPQ